One window from the genome of Salvelinus fontinalis isolate EN_2023a chromosome 3, ASM2944872v1, whole genome shotgun sequence encodes:
- the LOC129834873 gene encoding homeobox protein Nkx-2.3-like, whose product MLLSGFHFLDAREQDLDGMMLPSPLTSTPFSVKDILKLEQLEQQQQRQRSQQHQSRHLDPQQIQHLSHTQQHLVHPDSTQQQQTQSQHFQAPPSCMLASAVDSPPFSDGEDNMAYLSSLAAQDGHGEASLSPEMFVHPGLGHLTDPKLEVDLEDQENKSCGVVSKPLEGEDSGQGDSDRPAKQRTRRKPRVLFSQAQVFELERRFKQQRYLSAPEREHLASTLKLTSTQVKIWFQNRRYKCKRQRQDKSLELAGHHHPPPPRRVAVPVLVRDGKPCLSGTQNYNAPYGSNPYSYNGYPAYTYNNPAYNSNYSCTYTSIPTLPPTTSANPFMAMNLGNIGGLSASPQPQTHQATAVTTCQGSLQGIRAW is encoded by the exons ATGTTACTCAGCGGGTTCCATTTCCTTGATGCGCGCGAGCAGGACCTCGATGGCATGATGCTCCCGAGCCCGCTCACTTCCACGCCGTTCTCAGTCAAGGATATTCTGAAACTCGAACAGctagagcagcagcagcagaggcagCGATCTCAACAGCACCAATCTCGACATCTGGACCCGCAACAGATCCAACACCTGTCCCACACCCAACAACACTTAGTACACCCGGACTCGACCCAGCAACAGCAGACCCAGTCCCAGCACTTCCAGGCGCCACCGTCCTGTATGCTTGCTTCAGCGGTCGACAGCCCTCCGTTCTCGGACGGGGAAGACAACATGGCTTACCTGAGTTCTCTGGCGGCCCAGGACGGGCATGGAGAGGCCAGTCTGTCCCCGGAGATGTTCGTCCATCCCGGGCTGGGCCACCTGACCGACCCGAAGCTGGAGGTAGACCTGGAGGATCAGGAAAACA AGAGCTGTGGCGTGGTGTCCAAGCCGCTGGAGGGAGAGGACAGCGGCCAGGGAGACTCGGATCGGCCGGCCAAACAGAGAACCAGACGGAAACCCCGGGTCCTCTTCTCCCAAGCCCAGGTGTTCGAGTTAGAGCGGCGCTTCAAGCAGCAGCGGTACCTGTCCGCTCCTGAACGAGAACACCTGGCGAGCACTCTCAAACTCACCTCCACGCAGGTCAAAATCTGGTTCCAGAACCGACGGTACAAGTGTAAGCGGCAGCGGCAGGACAAGTCCCTGGAGCTGGCGGGACACCACCACCCTCCCCCGCCAAGACGAGTCGCGGTGCCGGTCCTGGTCCGGGATGGGAAGCCCTGTCTGAGCGGGACTCAGAACTACAATGCTCCGTACGGGTCGAACCCCTATAGTTACAACGGATACCCGGCCTACACGTACAACAACCCGGCATACAACAGCAACTACAGCTGTACTTACACCAGTAtccctactctccccccaacCACCTCGGCTAACCCCTTCATGGCCATGAACTTGGGGAACATTGGGGGGCTTAGCGCCTCTCCCCAGCCCCAAACGCACCAAGCGACAGCGGTCACGACATGTCAGGGCTCACTGCAAGGGATCCGGGCCTGGTAG